The genomic stretch TCCAAAGACTCCTTTTCTTTATGCTGTACTGTCTGCGCTTCACACGTGAGGTAGGCAATGATAAGTGGACCGCACAGTAGTACTAGAAGAAATACAGGGACTATGAGCActatcattttaaagtttatgtctTTATCGTTACTTCTAACATGACTGCCACTTAGATTTTTCTTAAGTGGCTCACCAAGGGGACCACTGTCCAAACTACCTCCTTCTCCTGGATGTTGGCAATAAGGGGGGGCAAAGCCAAACTCACAATGGCAGTGCCTTAAATTGTTGCAAACTCCTCTCCCATTACACATTTCCTCTGGTTCGCAGTCATACTGGAGTATGGAATGATTAGTGCAGGAATAATTGATGCAGACTTTGTTGGGGGCACAAGAGTCTGCACATCTCCATCATCAGGGATATCAGTACCATTGAAAGCATCCATGCTCCAGCACCAGTCATGTCTGTGAGGGACTGGATCGCTGTATGGTGAGCTTGGATTCGTGGTAGGTATCTAACACCTGTACATATGAGTTTCCCACAAAATATATTATCATCTGAACATGTAGCATGTCTTTGCTGAGCTGTAGTGGGGCAGCCGCAGTTTCCAAACCGGTCCCCTTTGGTATTCATTGAAATGTAATAGTCTTCTGGGGCAGATCTTGCAGGGTACCCATATATACTCATGCATTGCTTATCACAGTTCTTACACTGACCCCTAGAGCAATAGTGAATTCTATCACACAGTGTGCCATCTTGCTTGTAGCTATCTGCAGGGCATTCTGCAAAACTGCCATCACAGTATTCTGGGAGGTCACACTCATCCTGAGTGGGACGGCATAAAAACCCCAGCCTTCTGAAAGTGCAGGCATGGCAGCAGAGTCCATTACTACATTCAGCATCCATCTTCAGACTACATGTCGGATCACAGCATGGGTGACTGTCACAATCAGAACCACAGTCACACTCCTCCAGGTCTTCCATCACATCATTTCCACAGCGGGAATCCCTACGCTTGCGGCCTTTGTGCCAGGGCTTGTTAAATAGGCAGGCACCTTTGTGTTCACGAAGGAAGTGGTAGAAGTAGTCAGAACTGCAGTTGCTGAAGCCACTTTGTTTAGTGATATTTTCACGCATGAGGCAAAAGTGCTTATCCTTACACATGCAGGCCGAGTGGTCATGCTGAATACCCAGGTTGTGCCCAAGCTTATGGACCATGAGCGCTGCAAACAGGAGGATATCTTCATGGTGGAAGGATTCAACAGCTGCCGCAAAACTGCTTGAGCAGGCACCATAGAGAAATGCCTGGCCCATACTCTCTCCAGGGTGGTGTCTAGCGATCATGTGGGCAACATCATGCTTCACACGAGGGAAGAGCTTCTCTCGTCTCCAGCTATTGAAATTCCTGAGTGTAACCTGCAAGTCCACTGGGACCTCTATTAGATCCTGCTCAGTCCAAATCTCCATTCCAGCTAGCACCACCTCTGTGTTTATTCCCCTAGTGAAGCTGTTGGCCAGAGCAACAATGTCCACTACTCTCTGGACTGTCTCGTCGATGTTACTGCCCCACATCTGGAACCGCTGGTTGTTGACCACGACAAACATCTCCACGTACTTGGTGTGTGACCACAAGTAGGACAGTGCCTGTAGATGATGAGGCTTCCTGCTCCCTCGTTGCCAGCTGGTGGACACCGCTTGGCTGTCTTTGGAAGTGACACTACAGAAAACCTGCGCTTGATGTGCCATGGTGTACAACACATGTTCAAACTGCTTTGAAGAGTCCACGGGCTCAATGCCATAAGATTTTCCCTGCTTAATCAGGATACCCCTGAGGCCTGAACAGCTGTTGACAGAAACAAAAGAACCTGGCACTCCTTCTATGTAGCCTTCATAGTGACAGTCATGTGAAATGAAAGGCAATTCTTGCTCCAGGATGCCATCGTGGTAACTGTAGACTAGAAAGTTATTCACAAAATAGTCTCCCTTCACCTTTAGGTGAACCAGGTGCTTCTGCCCTTGCATAAATAGCACATAGGATGCTTTTTCCACTGGGTTATCTCTTTCCTGGATTGTTAGCCTcttaggaaaaattatttcataggaAGCATAATATACT from Lemur catta isolate mLemCat1 chromosome 21, mLemCat1.pri, whole genome shotgun sequence encodes the following:
- the LOC123625981 gene encoding LOW QUALITY PROTEIN: disintegrin and metalloproteinase domain-containing protein 1a-like (The sequence of the model RefSeq protein was modified relative to this genomic sequence to represent the inferred CDS: inserted 2 bases in 2 codons); translated protein: MSLVSSLKESASILPSLQKNQLALEETWALQKWNLRLGLVPVTSCVRLEILMLLVIFLPSMYCHLGSVYYASYEIIFPKRLTIQERDNPVEKASYVLFMQGQKHLVHLKVKGDYFVNNFLVYSYHDGILEQELPFISHDCHYEGYIEGVPGSFVSVNSCSGLRGILIKQGKSYGIEPVDSSKQFEHVLYTMAHQAQVFCSVTSKDSQAVSTSWQRGSRKPHHLQALSYLWSHTKYVEMFVVVNNQRFQMWGSNIDETVQRVVDIVALANSFTRGINTEVVLAGMEIWTEQDLIEVPVDLQVTLRNFNSWRREKLFPRVKHDVAHMIARHHPGESMGQAFLYGACSSSFAAAVESFHHEDILLFAALMVHKLGHNLGIQHDHSACMCKDKHFCLMRENITKQSGFSNCSSDYFYHFLREHKGACLFNKPWHKGRKRRDSRCGNDVMEDLEECDCGSDCDSHPCCDPTCSLKMDAECSNGLCCHACTFRRLGFLCRPTQDECDLPEYCDGSFAECPADSYKQDGTLCDRIHYCSRGQCKNCDKQCMSIYGYPARSAPEDYYISMNTKGDRFGNCGCPTTAQQRHATCSDDNIFCGKLICTGVRYLPRIQAHHTAIQXPHRHDWCWSMDAFNGTDIPDDGDVQXSCAPNKVCINYSCTNHSILQYDCEPEEMCNGRGVCNNLRHCHCEFGFAPPYCQHPGEGGSLDSGPLGEPLKKNLSGSHVRSNDKDINFKMIVLIVPVFLLVLLCGPLIIAYLTCEAQTVQHKEKESLDSELTREDKVPPAEKAPPAEKAPKPKEVPLPEPAPSPEPAPSPEPAQAPEEPAPKEEAGKGQEKPKAEI